From the genome of Streptomyces sp. NBC_01317, one region includes:
- a CDS encoding ABC transporter substrate-binding protein, translated as MRIPFTRNVRLAVVAAATALSLTGLSACSGSSGSGSDANSLEMWTFKQSHVGALRTAAAEFKKQTGITVKVEAYTPDDAYTTKVQSAAKTGDLPDVLEVHSDGEDRVLGAAGILSDLSGDFKGDWAGRVQQSVQQSGLVTAQRFKDSQPATAKDHGIKEGQRFSVPLTVGTFGIVYANKKILADVGINKAPDDWEGFLDALSVTKAKNPATGGLALGLKVQSTGLNWVLQPLAFSQLGQTGYESLFGENKNADFASPNGLKVLRMYNELTPYWMPGSQTLTIDQADQAFAQGKAAFDVGGTFTLAFLQQNGMKPDDVFAFGLPSPKNGAIPHRALGPLALTGLSLTATSGQPDNAKKWMEFLSQQKVAAQFAKDASDVPATELGADAATVLGPTLSALVDSFKGTPRTTYDPSRGNEFRAPGYEQDDAGAILADLTPLKQQSVETTARKLRELNASYWAAARQ; from the coding sequence ATGCGCATACCTTTCACGCGGAATGTCCGGCTCGCGGTGGTCGCCGCGGCCACCGCCCTCTCACTCACAGGCCTGTCCGCCTGTAGCGGCTCCTCCGGTTCCGGCAGTGACGCGAACTCACTGGAGATGTGGACCTTCAAGCAGTCCCACGTCGGCGCCCTGCGCACCGCGGCCGCCGAGTTCAAGAAGCAGACGGGCATCACCGTCAAGGTCGAGGCCTACACCCCCGACGACGCGTACACCACCAAGGTGCAGAGCGCGGCGAAGACCGGGGACCTGCCGGACGTGCTCGAAGTGCACTCCGACGGCGAGGACCGCGTGCTCGGGGCGGCCGGGATCCTCTCCGACCTCAGCGGCGACTTCAAGGGCGACTGGGCCGGGCGCGTCCAGCAGTCCGTGCAGCAATCGGGACTGGTCACCGCGCAGCGTTTCAAGGACTCGCAGCCGGCCACCGCCAAGGACCACGGCATCAAGGAGGGCCAGCGCTTCAGCGTCCCCCTCACCGTCGGCACCTTCGGCATCGTCTACGCCAACAAGAAGATCCTGGCCGACGTGGGCATCAACAAGGCTCCCGACGACTGGGAGGGCTTCCTCGACGCGCTCAGCGTGACCAAGGCCAAGAACCCCGCCACCGGCGGCCTCGCCCTCGGCCTCAAGGTCCAGTCCACCGGACTGAACTGGGTCCTCCAGCCGCTCGCGTTCAGCCAGTTGGGCCAGACCGGCTACGAGAGCCTGTTCGGCGAGAACAAGAACGCCGACTTCGCCTCGCCCAACGGCCTCAAGGTCCTCCGCATGTACAACGAGTTGACCCCGTACTGGATGCCGGGCTCGCAGACCCTCACCATCGACCAGGCCGACCAGGCCTTCGCCCAGGGCAAGGCGGCCTTCGACGTCGGCGGCACCTTCACCCTCGCCTTCCTCCAGCAGAACGGCATGAAGCCGGACGACGTGTTCGCCTTCGGCCTGCCCTCCCCGAAGAACGGCGCCATCCCGCACCGCGCGCTCGGCCCGCTCGCGCTCACCGGCCTCAGCCTCACCGCGACGAGCGGGCAGCCCGACAACGCCAAGAAGTGGATGGAGTTCCTCTCCCAGCAGAAGGTCGCCGCCCAGTTCGCGAAGGACGCCTCCGACGTACCGGCCACCGAGCTCGGCGCCGACGCCGCCACGGTCCTCGGCCCCACCCTCTCCGCCCTGGTCGACAGCTTCAAGGGCACCCCCCGCACCACGTACGACCCCAGCCGCGGCAACGAGTTCCGCGCGCCGGGCTACGAGCAGGACGACGCCGGCGCGATCCTCGCCGACCTGACCCCGCTCAAGCAGCAGTCCGTGGAGACGACGGCCCGGAAGCTCCGTGAGCTCAACGCCTCCTACTGGGCGGCGGCGCGGCAGTGA
- a CDS encoding carbohydrate ABC transporter permease — protein sequence MTTAPRQTVPGTAGTGGESPRPPAGAPGTGGTAKSRRPRSYETLTGYLFVGPAVILFCVMGLYTVGYGFALSFATWNGFTPDWTWVGLDNYADLLWRSPVYAPRVRHAALNTLWVMIASPALTVAVSFPLAVLLNRVRRLQSVLRSVYFLPYVTSGVAVFFAWQYILQPDGAINYLLDSVGLGSLSQPQGWLGNPSTAMPTMIAVTVWGHVPVAMLLYLTGLQGIDRSVLEAAELDGAGWWRTNASVIWPLVRPITAIVMLLNLRESLQGFQTFLVMTNGGPGDHTNVLGLEAYRLAFLKNLAPTLGLASALGWILFAAALVLALINLRALRSKT from the coding sequence GTGACCACAGCTCCCCGACAGACCGTGCCGGGGACGGCGGGGACCGGCGGCGAGAGCCCCCGGCCCCCCGCCGGCGCCCCCGGCACGGGCGGGACCGCGAAGAGCCGGCGCCCGCGCTCGTACGAGACCCTCACCGGGTACCTGTTCGTCGGCCCCGCCGTGATCCTCTTCTGCGTCATGGGCCTGTACACCGTGGGGTACGGCTTCGCGCTCAGCTTCGCCACCTGGAACGGCTTCACCCCGGACTGGACCTGGGTCGGCCTCGACAACTACGCCGACCTGCTCTGGCGCAGCCCCGTCTACGCGCCCCGCGTGCGGCACGCGGCCCTCAACACCCTCTGGGTGATGATCGCCTCGCCCGCCCTGACCGTCGCGGTGTCCTTTCCGCTGGCCGTCCTGCTCAACCGGGTCAGGCGGCTCCAGTCCGTGCTGCGCTCGGTGTACTTCCTGCCGTACGTCACCAGTGGTGTCGCGGTCTTCTTCGCCTGGCAGTACATCCTCCAGCCGGACGGCGCGATCAACTACCTGCTGGACAGCGTCGGCCTGGGCTCCCTCAGCCAGCCGCAGGGCTGGCTCGGCAACCCGTCCACCGCCATGCCGACCATGATCGCGGTCACCGTGTGGGGCCATGTGCCGGTCGCGATGCTCCTCTACCTGACCGGGCTCCAGGGCATCGACCGCAGCGTGCTGGAGGCCGCGGAACTGGACGGCGCCGGCTGGTGGCGCACCAACGCCTCCGTCATCTGGCCGCTCGTACGGCCGATCACGGCCATCGTCATGCTGCTGAACCTGCGGGAGTCCCTCCAGGGCTTCCAGACCTTCCTGGTGATGACGAACGGCGGCCCGGGGGACCACACCAACGTGCTGGGCCTGGAGGCGTACCGCCTCGCGTTCCTCAAGAACCTCGCGCCCACCCTGGGGCTCGCCAGCGCGCTCGGCTGGATCCTGTTCGCCGCCGCCCTGGTCCTCGCCCTGATCAACCTGCGAGCGCTGCGGAGCAAGACATGA
- a CDS encoding carbohydrate ABC transporter permease yields the protein MTSISVKARPGAADDSRARTRRRIARVVVGVLLALYGLVSVYPFLWMVSAAFKDQIEVVRGGHLIPQNPTFDTLVDTWNELHFFDFFLNSLLVTLYTVVLTLVVYAAAGYAFAVLRFPGRGLLQKLFVSLLFVPGITVMLPIVLLENKMGILGTHFGLVLPFVNGGAPLSILLMTGAFLAVPLELRDSARVDGASELRIFTSVYLPLARPALITVGLLTAIPTWNEFLLTRVSLNDPSTYTLPLGLQTLSAENVPHYNNLMAGALIVVIPVIILFLSLQRYFVNGLVGAVKG from the coding sequence ATGACATCGATATCCGTCAAGGCCCGGCCGGGCGCCGCCGACGACAGCCGGGCCCGGACCCGCAGGCGGATCGCCCGCGTGGTGGTCGGCGTCCTGCTGGCGCTCTACGGCCTCGTCAGCGTCTACCCGTTCCTGTGGATGGTGTCCGCGGCCTTCAAGGACCAGATCGAGGTCGTACGCGGCGGCCACCTCATCCCGCAGAACCCGACGTTCGACACGCTCGTCGACACCTGGAACGAACTGCACTTCTTCGACTTCTTCCTGAACAGCCTGCTGGTCACGCTCTACACCGTGGTGCTGACCCTGGTGGTCTACGCGGCGGCCGGCTACGCCTTCGCCGTCCTGCGCTTCCCCGGCCGGGGCCTGCTCCAGAAGCTCTTCGTCTCCCTGCTGTTCGTGCCCGGCATCACGGTGATGCTGCCGATCGTGCTGCTGGAGAACAAGATGGGCATCCTCGGCACCCACTTCGGGCTGGTGCTGCCGTTCGTCAACGGCGGCGCCCCGCTGTCGATCCTGCTGATGACCGGCGCCTTCCTGGCCGTCCCGCTGGAACTGCGCGACTCCGCGCGGGTCGACGGCGCGAGCGAGCTGCGCATCTTCACCAGCGTCTATCTGCCCCTGGCCAGACCGGCGTTGATCACCGTCGGACTGCTGACGGCGATCCCGACCTGGAACGAGTTCCTGCTCACCCGGGTCTCGCTGAACGACCCGTCCACGTACACCCTGCCCCTCGGGCTCCAGACACTCTCGGCGGAGAACGTGCCGCACTACAACAACCTGATGGCCGGTGCCCTCATCGTGGTCATCCCGGTGATCATCCTCTTCCTCAGCCTCCAGCGGTACTTCGTCAACGGACTGGTCGGGGCGGTGAAGGGCTGA
- a CDS encoding NAD-dependent epimerase/dehydratase family protein: protein MRVLVTGAAGHIGQYVLDELLIRGNEITAVDLVPVEDPRVASVHTGDLQDRDLVRKAMDGAEAVVHLGAIPHPNSDDDGALFATNCLTAHRVLDEAGRAGIRRVVAASSLSAVGLAWSPVPQSPRYVPLDEEHPVLVQDPYGLSKIVLEETARATHRRHGTDIVCMRFPFTGTGERLTRQLAAVREDPAAHRMDLWGWLDTRDAAAAIRRALHAELRGCHILNVAAPDTSSPLTTAALMQEYHPGVPVLAELDEHTSLFDSTACARLLGYVPRFGWRAGPSSPTEETIPRGDT, encoded by the coding sequence ATGCGTGTCCTGGTCACCGGAGCCGCCGGCCACATCGGGCAGTACGTGCTGGACGAGCTCCTGATCCGGGGGAACGAGATCACCGCCGTCGACCTCGTCCCCGTCGAGGACCCCCGCGTCGCGTCCGTCCACACCGGCGACCTCCAGGACCGCGACCTGGTGCGCAAGGCCATGGACGGCGCCGAGGCGGTGGTCCACCTGGGTGCGATCCCGCACCCCAACAGCGACGACGACGGCGCCCTGTTCGCCACCAACTGCCTCACCGCGCACCGCGTGCTGGACGAGGCCGGCCGCGCCGGGATCCGCCGGGTGGTGGCCGCCTCCAGCCTCTCCGCCGTCGGCCTCGCCTGGTCCCCGGTGCCGCAGTCACCCCGCTACGTGCCGCTCGACGAGGAACACCCCGTCCTCGTCCAGGACCCGTACGGCCTCTCGAAGATCGTGCTGGAGGAGACGGCCCGCGCCACCCACCGGCGCCACGGCACCGACATCGTCTGCATGCGCTTCCCCTTCACCGGCACCGGCGAACGCCTCACCCGCCAGCTCGCCGCCGTACGGGAGGACCCGGCCGCCCACCGGATGGACCTCTGGGGCTGGCTGGACACCCGGGACGCGGCCGCCGCGATCCGCCGCGCGCTCCACGCCGAGCTGCGCGGCTGCCACATTCTCAACGTCGCCGCACCCGACACGTCATCCCCACTGACGACGGCGGCGCTGATGCAGGAGTACCACCCCGGTGTACCTGTCCTCGCCGAACTGGACGAGCACACCTCGCTGTTCGACAGCACGGCCTGCGCCCGGCTGCTGGGGTACGTCCCCCGGTTCGGCTGGCGCGCCGGTCCTTCCTCCCCCACCGAAGAGACCATCCCCAGAGGAGATACCTGA
- a CDS encoding glycoside hydrolase family 99 protein: MSATPRRRLSPTRRTFLAGAAAAGATVLGVPTAGAAGSVTAAAAALSTNVHIFYYPWYGSPKVHGSWRHWQQGNLTPPNAVSSDFYPKLGAYDSGDRAGAVDQHMRWMRAAGTGVLVTSWWGRGSYEESLSRVVLDAAAAAGLKVAWHIEPYGGRTAASVADDVRYLVNTYGGHPAYYRDAAHGNRNAFYVFQSLNIPDWTAIEAVKSLGIVLTQTTDTSKAAHFGGMYTYDGIAAASLPNWSGVDRFCTANGLVWSPSFGPGYIDDRAVPGNTTPTVGRANGTTYDRVWQHTLTSGATGRPPTWVSITSFNEWHEGSQIEPASATPPSVLPYQTYNGAYGKTGAAAETAYIDRTQYWVQQYVAQRPA; the protein is encoded by the coding sequence ATGTCTGCCACCCCACGTCGCAGGCTTTCGCCCACCCGCAGGACCTTTCTCGCCGGCGCCGCCGCGGCCGGAGCCACCGTCCTCGGCGTCCCCACCGCCGGGGCCGCCGGGTCCGTGACGGCCGCCGCCGCCGCGCTCAGCACCAACGTCCACATCTTCTACTACCCGTGGTACGGCTCCCCGAAGGTCCACGGCTCCTGGCGCCACTGGCAGCAGGGCAACCTCACCCCGCCGAACGCCGTGTCCTCCGACTTCTACCCGAAGCTCGGCGCGTACGACTCCGGGGACCGCGCCGGAGCCGTCGACCAGCACATGCGGTGGATGCGCGCCGCCGGCACCGGAGTGCTCGTCACCAGCTGGTGGGGGCGCGGCAGTTACGAGGAGTCGCTGTCCCGGGTCGTCCTGGACGCCGCCGCGGCGGCCGGGCTCAAGGTCGCCTGGCACATCGAACCGTACGGGGGCCGCACCGCCGCCTCCGTCGCGGACGACGTCCGCTACCTCGTCAACACCTACGGCGGCCACCCCGCGTACTACCGGGACGCCGCCCACGGCAACCGCAACGCCTTCTACGTCTTCCAGAGCCTCAACATCCCCGACTGGACGGCGATCGAGGCGGTCAAGAGCCTCGGCATCGTGCTCACCCAGACCACCGACACGTCCAAGGCCGCCCACTTCGGCGGGATGTACACGTACGACGGCATCGCCGCCGCCTCGCTGCCCAACTGGAGCGGCGTCGACCGCTTCTGCACCGCGAACGGCCTGGTCTGGTCGCCGTCCTTCGGCCCCGGGTACATCGACGACCGCGCCGTGCCCGGCAACACCACGCCGACCGTCGGGCGCGCGAACGGCACGACGTACGACCGGGTCTGGCAGCACACCCTGACCAGCGGCGCCACCGGCAGGCCGCCGACCTGGGTCAGCATCACCTCGTTCAACGAGTGGCACGAGGGCAGCCAGATCGAGCCCGCCAGCGCCACCCCGCCGTCCGTCCTCCCGTACCAGACGTACAACGGGGCGTACGGAAAGACCGGGGCCGCCGCCGAGACGGCGTACATCGACCGGACCCAGTACTGGGTCCAGCAGTACGTGGCCCAACGCCCCGCCTGA
- a CDS encoding discoidin domain-containing protein: MFRQRAARNRAVRRRSPRTLPLLLLLIIALIAPTAATAAPRAAGPDMYPHGVGADLGPTPKTLGVTPTAGDDPAGLVTGEADGRTYWQTDHAAGTGHLDFALAADYLARLTSPTAVFSVTYRDTGTGALELRPAGGGTPARAAFTGTGAWRTSTFDITTADAKAGPLRLSGSEGDSARDITVAAVRVGTPGASVALGTAVRSDGVSPRAGDASTGLVTGEQDGRGYWRTNRAAPAPGLNFFYMNVADTFLYNTTDTVLVSVDYFDEGSGGIALHYDSPGDTIPDMFKSSEVFTYGDTKTWKTHTFTLDDALMTNRSNGSDFRVHTADSAAELKVAAVRITVIPAELKPTEGLELLISEARRVHTAAREGTRDGQFPAGAKNTLAAAITAAQRTADGQDTTEAQLKAALLTLDTALRTFRGSALTTNLARTAKVTASSTSAGSPQAVTDGDAGNGWTSGEDGAGAWLQADLGKALTVNEVKIAWGSAFSPDYTVQVSRDGKDFTTVGHNGAIGGKTIRTAFEPLTARYIRLNVTGYSAGSKSVTVGEVEVRRQRTVRPEPRLVKTVHPVESPVVADFDARDYGADPKGVKDSTKAIQQALYDCYDAGGGTVWLPSGTYRVTTSVEVHSFCTLRGDRRDPDVGRGSYGTVVSADFPPGADGPVLFRIGGSAGVMGITTYYPRQNAADPVPYNSTFEIPGDAWIGNENYMMATVADVTMLNSYRGVGVSTMPNDQGLAPSAGQVHESTTLRNIKGTVLSEGFRAYNGADVGTWENITLDNGYWAKAPAAYHPPKRAVLDTWTRAHGTGFVLGDLEWDQFYRIKAADYRTGIHIVPGQRASFTGTFLQADIRRTDVAVEAESFDSRWGLSFAASTLEGSEAAVRNKAQAYVKLTDTDVTGEVSGIVHQLAGAVPRYEQTALPKPARAALYDVTKAPFAAPAGHGIPPTRDATPRIQRALDRAGRDGGGTVYLPAGWYRIDSHLRVPAGVELRGASAVPNRDLNGASGGTVLMAYEGRNTPSPDTAIALVTLGGKNAGVRGLRVLYPENNPAETGPGEDGSPVPYPYAVRGAGTGTYAIDLGLPNAWNGIDMAAHRNDRFTVRKLAGAVFNRAISVGKSDRGRIEGVLNNGNAVGRVGYALPNWVLESNIFAQVIDDPMRLQAQIVTVDGATRLTVFNAFAYGFHHGLVVTSGDVRAFNLGTDNLGADGFTVKADGGDVTAVNVMRYNGATSSGKAKLYNVMAINMVQQTVGATAEPAGAGTVRLGGNESEPGRYEKGSQVTATAVPAAGQRFVRWTVNGEEVPGGAEVTLDVTGDLAVTAHFAPVAGE, translated from the coding sequence ATGTTCCGTCAGAGAGCCGCCCGCAACAGAGCCGTCCGGCGCAGATCTCCCCGGACACTCCCGCTGTTACTGCTCCTGATCATCGCGCTGATCGCGCCCACCGCCGCGACCGCCGCACCCCGCGCCGCAGGCCCCGACATGTACCCGCACGGTGTCGGTGCCGACCTCGGACCCACCCCCAAGACCCTCGGTGTCACCCCCACGGCGGGCGACGACCCGGCGGGCCTGGTCACCGGCGAGGCGGACGGCAGGACCTACTGGCAGACCGACCACGCGGCCGGCACCGGCCACCTGGACTTCGCCCTGGCCGCCGACTACCTCGCGCGGCTCACCTCCCCGACGGCCGTCTTCAGCGTCACCTACCGCGACACCGGCACGGGCGCCCTGGAACTGCGCCCGGCCGGCGGCGGCACACCCGCCCGCGCGGCCTTCACCGGCACCGGCGCCTGGCGGACCAGCACCTTCGACATCACCACCGCCGACGCCAAGGCCGGTCCGCTGCGGCTCAGCGGGTCGGAGGGGGACAGTGCCCGGGACATCACCGTCGCCGCCGTCCGTGTCGGCACCCCCGGCGCGTCCGTGGCGCTGGGCACCGCCGTACGGTCCGACGGCGTCAGCCCGCGCGCCGGTGACGCCTCCACCGGGCTCGTCACCGGCGAGCAGGACGGCCGCGGCTACTGGCGGACGAACCGCGCCGCGCCTGCCCCCGGCCTCAACTTCTTCTACATGAACGTCGCCGACACGTTCCTCTACAACACCACCGACACCGTCCTCGTCAGCGTCGACTACTTCGACGAGGGCAGCGGCGGCATCGCCCTGCACTACGACTCACCGGGCGACACCATCCCCGACATGTTCAAGTCCTCCGAGGTCTTCACCTACGGCGACACCAAGACCTGGAAGACCCATACCTTCACGCTCGACGACGCCCTGATGACCAACCGCTCCAACGGCTCCGACTTCCGCGTCCACACCGCCGATTCGGCCGCGGAACTCAAGGTCGCCGCCGTCCGGATCACCGTCATCCCGGCCGAACTCAAGCCCACCGAGGGCCTGGAACTCCTCATCTCCGAGGCACGGCGCGTCCACACGGCCGCCCGCGAGGGCACCAGGGACGGCCAGTTCCCGGCCGGCGCCAAGAACACCCTCGCCGCCGCGATCACCGCCGCCCAGCGGACCGCCGACGGCCAGGACACCACCGAGGCGCAGCTCAAGGCCGCACTGCTGACCCTCGACACCGCGCTGCGTACCTTCCGCGGCTCGGCACTGACCACCAACCTCGCCCGTACGGCGAAGGTCACCGCGAGCAGTACCTCGGCGGGTTCGCCGCAGGCGGTGACCGACGGCGACGCGGGCAACGGCTGGACGAGCGGCGAGGACGGCGCGGGCGCGTGGCTCCAGGCCGACCTCGGCAAGGCCCTCACGGTCAACGAGGTCAAAATCGCCTGGGGTTCGGCCTTCTCGCCCGACTACACCGTACAAGTCTCGCGGGACGGCAAGGACTTCACTACCGTGGGCCACAACGGGGCCATCGGCGGCAAGACGATCCGCACCGCCTTCGAGCCGCTGACGGCCCGTTACATCCGGCTGAACGTGACCGGCTACTCCGCCGGTTCGAAGAGCGTCACGGTCGGAGAGGTGGAGGTCCGGCGGCAGCGTACGGTCCGCCCCGAACCCCGTCTCGTCAAGACCGTCCACCCCGTCGAGTCGCCGGTCGTCGCCGACTTCGACGCCCGCGACTACGGCGCCGACCCCAAGGGTGTCAAGGACTCCACCAAGGCGATCCAGCAGGCGCTGTACGACTGCTACGACGCGGGCGGTGGCACGGTCTGGCTGCCGTCCGGAACGTACCGCGTCACCACGTCCGTCGAGGTCCACTCCTTCTGCACCCTGCGCGGCGACCGGCGCGATCCCGATGTGGGCAGGGGGAGTTACGGCACGGTCGTGTCGGCGGACTTCCCGCCCGGCGCCGACGGTCCCGTCCTCTTCCGGATCGGCGGCAGCGCCGGGGTCATGGGCATCACCACCTACTACCCCCGGCAGAACGCGGCCGACCCCGTGCCGTACAACTCCACCTTCGAGATCCCCGGCGACGCGTGGATCGGCAACGAGAACTACATGATGGCCACCGTCGCCGACGTGACCATGCTCAACTCGTACCGGGGTGTGGGTGTCAGCACGATGCCCAACGACCAGGGCCTCGCGCCGAGCGCCGGGCAGGTCCACGAGTCGACCACCCTGCGGAACATCAAGGGCACGGTCCTCTCCGAGGGCTTCCGCGCCTACAACGGCGCCGACGTCGGCACGTGGGAGAACATCACCCTCGACAACGGCTACTGGGCGAAGGCACCGGCCGCGTACCACCCGCCGAAGCGTGCCGTGCTCGACACCTGGACCCGCGCCCACGGCACCGGCTTCGTCCTCGGTGACCTGGAGTGGGACCAGTTCTACCGGATCAAGGCGGCCGACTACCGGACCGGCATCCACATCGTGCCGGGCCAGCGGGCCTCCTTCACCGGCACCTTCCTCCAGGCCGACATCCGCCGTACGGACGTCGCCGTGGAGGCGGAGAGCTTCGACTCCCGCTGGGGGCTGTCGTTCGCGGCGAGCACCCTGGAGGGCAGCGAGGCGGCCGTACGCAACAAGGCCCAGGCCTATGTGAAGCTGACGGACACCGACGTGACCGGTGAGGTCTCCGGCATCGTCCACCAGCTGGCGGGCGCCGTCCCGCGCTACGAACAGACGGCGCTCCCCAAACCCGCCCGCGCGGCCCTGTACGACGTGACGAAGGCTCCCTTCGCCGCGCCCGCAGGGCACGGGATCCCGCCCACGCGCGACGCCACCCCCCGGATCCAGCGGGCCCTGGACCGGGCAGGACGGGACGGTGGCGGCACGGTCTACCTGCCCGCCGGGTGGTACCGGATCGACAGCCACCTCCGGGTCCCCGCCGGGGTCGAGCTGCGCGGGGCCTCCGCCGTACCGAACCGCGATCTGAACGGTGCGAGCGGCGGCACGGTCCTGATGGCGTACGAGGGCAGGAACACCCCGAGCCCCGACACCGCCATCGCCCTGGTCACGCTCGGCGGGAAGAACGCGGGCGTGCGCGGGCTGCGCGTCCTGTACCCGGAGAACAACCCCGCCGAGACCGGGCCCGGCGAGGACGGCAGCCCCGTGCCGTACCCGTACGCCGTGCGCGGCGCCGGGACCGGCACGTACGCGATCGACCTCGGTCTGCCCAACGCGTGGAACGGCATCGACATGGCCGCCCACCGCAACGACCGCTTCACCGTGCGCAAGCTGGCGGGCGCGGTCTTCAACCGGGCGATCAGCGTGGGGAAGAGCGACCGGGGCCGGATCGAAGGCGTGCTGAACAACGGCAACGCCGTCGGGCGCGTCGGGTACGCGCTGCCGAACTGGGTGCTGGAGAGCAACATCTTCGCGCAGGTCATCGACGATCCGATGCGGTTGCAGGCGCAGATCGTGACGGTCGACGGGGCCACCCGGCTGACGGTGTTCAACGCCTTCGCGTACGGCTTCCACCACGGTCTGGTCGTCACGTCCGGTGACGTACGGGCCTTCAACCTGGGCACCGACAACCTCGGCGCCGACGGATTCACGGTGAAGGCGGACGGCGGGGATGTCACCGCGGTCAACGTCATGCGCTACAACGGCGCCACCAGCAGCGGAAAGGCGAAGCTCTACAACGTCATGGCCATCAACATGGTCCAGCAGACGGTGGGCGCGACCGCCGAGCCCGCCGGGGCGGGGACCGTACGGCTCGGGGGCAACGAGTCCGAGCCGGGCCGCTACGAGAAGGGCAGTCAGGTGACCGCCACGGCGGTGCCGGCGGCCGGACAGCGGTTCGTCCGCTGGACCGTGAACGGCGAGGAGGTCCCCGGCGGCGCCGAGGTCACCCTCGACGTGACCGGTGACCTCGCGGTGACCGCGCACTTCGCGCCGGTGGCCGGGGAGTGA